The genomic segment CGCCCATCCCCGCAGCTGCGAGCGCCAGGACGCTCAACGTGCTGGATACCCGATGTGCCACCTCGACTTCGAAGCCATACTGCCGGCGCAGTATCGCGGCGCTGTCTTCGCCGTTGTCGGGCGCGTAGACGATCAACGGCTCCGCCGCGACGGCGGCGAGTGACACGCGTTTCCTGCGCGCTAAAGCATGGGTGTCGGCCATCGCCACGATCATCGGCCATTCTCCGGCCTTTTCCGCAGTGAGCTGGTCGTCCAGTTGCAGGCCGAAGTGCGGGCTATAACCGACATCGATCTTGTCGGCGATGATCGCTTCCGGCTGCAAATGCGGCGGCAGTTCGATCAACTCGAGCCCGACGGCGGGATAGCCCGCATGCAGCGCACGCATGTCGCGCATCAAACCGCCTGCGAGTACCGCGTTGCCCGCAAAACCGATTCTCACGTGGCCTGTCTCCCCGCGAAGCGAGCGTTGCACAATGTCCACGGCACGTTCCGCTTGCGCCAACGTGCGCCGCGCTTCGATCGTCAGCAACTCGCCGGCTTCCGTCAGCGCGACTTTTTTGCTGGTCCGAATAAATAGCGCACCGCCGACCTCCGCTTCGAGCGCACGAATCTGCATGCTCAACGCGGGTTGCACAATGTTCAGCCGGCGCGCGGCCCGCCCGAAATGACCTTCTTCGGCAACGGCAAGGAAATAGCGTAGGTGTCGCAGTTCCATATCACGCCCGGCGATCAGCAAAGGTGATTAATCGGTCAATTCAATCTATTTGTCTTTATTGTGATTCTGACCGATCCTGTCCGGGTTGCGCAATCTCGCGCGCCTGCTCGAAGGAAAACATCATGGAAACACGCGTTGAAGACCGTTTGCAGATCACGGACCTGATTACCGGCTGGATGCGCCGCGACCTTGGTCAATGGGAAGAATTGCGCGATCTGTTCCATGCGGACGGCGTCATCGAAATCACCTGGTACGAAGGTCCGTTCAACGAGTTCGTGGACCGGTCGATGGAAATGGGCGCATCGGATTTCAGGACCAAGCATCTGATCGGCACACCTGTCGTGACATTCAATGGCGACAGAGCCATCGTCGAAACGAACGCGATGATCGTTGGCGACAACGTGAAATTGAATCTTGGCTGCGAAACCCATAACCGGTTTTACGACCTGGTGGAAAAGCGCGATGGCGTATGGAAGATTGTCAAGCGCCAAAGCGTCTACGACATGGGCTCGTTTATTTTTCCCTGCGGGCTGGTGGAGATCGAAGCGGACGTCGTGGCGCGTTACCCGCGCGAATACGCCGCCTTGGCCTATGTCCTCGAGAAAAGCGGTTTTCCGGTTGATCGCGTGTTTGCCACCCGTGGCAGTGAGCTGGAACGCAAGATGAAAAGCGATGCGCGCGCCTGGCTCATCACGTAGGTGGAAGACCTGAAGTGGTCACGCGCACGCTCGCAAATGTCGTCAGCCACGGACGCCTTGGCGCGTGCTGCTGCTTCAGAGCAGGTTCTTTCGGGCGGTAATGCGGCGATGGCATGGTCGTTAAAACAGGCAGGCGTCGTTCGCCGCCGTTGACACCCAATTCATGAACAGTTCCTCATTCCCTGATCTGAAGGAATATCTTGAAATCGAAGTTTTTTGCGACCTGCTTTTGCAGCCTGATTGCGTTCGCTGGCCTGAATCAAACGACCTCAGCGCAGATTCATGAGGATTCTCCGATGAACGAAGATATTGCATCCCGTCTTGCACAGGCAAACGCCGCGTTACTGGCTCAGTGCCCAGCGGTTCAGCATCCACAGGGCGAGGACCAGTTGCCCGTCCACATTACCTCGTGGGGAACGACCGGTCCGACGGTCTTCTTCGTGCACGGTGGAGTGCAGGGTGGTTTGGGCGGTGGGCCCGAAACATTCGCCGCGCAGAAGGCGTTATCCGAGCAGGGTTGGGAACTTAAACTGATCGACCGACTCGGCTTTGGAGATAGCCCCTCGCGCGGACGGGATGATATGGAGGCGGATGCAAAGCTTATCGCAGATAACCTCGGGACAAGCGCACATCTGGTCGGGCACTCATGGGGCGGGGCGGAGGCATTGCTTGCCGCAGCGCAACGGCCGGACTCCGTTCGCTCGCTCATTCTCATAGAGCCTGCAGTGCACCCGATGTTGCTCACCGATCCGCAAAGCATGGCAGATCCGAAGGTCAAGGCCGGCATCGAAATGATCGGTCGGCTGACTCTCGAAGCGAAAACCCCCGCAGCATTTGC from the Paraburkholderia sp. D15 genome contains:
- a CDS encoding nuclear transport factor 2 family protein, encoding METRVEDRLQITDLITGWMRRDLGQWEELRDLFHADGVIEITWYEGPFNEFVDRSMEMGASDFRTKHLIGTPVVTFNGDRAIVETNAMIVGDNVKLNLGCETHNRFYDLVEKRDGVWKIVKRQSVYDMGSFIFPCGLVEIEADVVARYPREYAALAYVLEKSGFPVDRVFATRGSELERKMKSDARAWLIT
- a CDS encoding alpha/beta hydrolase, whose product is MKSKFFATCFCSLIAFAGLNQTTSAQIHEDSPMNEDIASRLAQANAALLAQCPAVQHPQGEDQLPVHITSWGTTGPTVFFVHGGVQGGLGGGPETFAAQKALSEQGWELKLIDRLGFGDSPSRGRDDMEADAKLIADNLGTSAHLVGHSWGGAEALLAAAQRPDSVRSLILIEPAVHPMLLTDPQSMADPKVKAGIEMIGRLTLEAKTPAAFAMSFAQTLGESNPSEAALMAHPETASALGCSLLRGRRATPATMRAAADAVARARIPVLVISGGYSDRQDETAEATARILHGRHVVVRSPNHFIQQANAGEFNRAIVSFMRDVDRKKGAQ
- a CDS encoding LysR substrate-binding domain-containing protein encodes the protein MLIAGRDMELRHLRYFLAVAEEGHFGRAARRLNIVQPALSMQIRALEAEVGGALFIRTSKKVALTEAGELLTIEARRTLAQAERAVDIVQRSLRGETGHVRIGFAGNAVLAGGLMRDMRALHAGYPAVGLELIELPPHLQPEAIIADKIDVGYSPHFGLQLDDQLTAEKAGEWPMIVAMADTHALARRKRVSLAAVAAEPLIVYAPDNGEDSAAILRRQYGFEVEVAHRVSSTLSVLALAAAGMGVALVPASLDKVNIPHLVYRPLLNSELSADLLLLSRKHETDAAVRTFISLARKSSM